One region of Streptomyces subrutilus genomic DNA includes:
- a CDS encoding GlxA family transcriptional regulator, producing MTRPAPAHRIALIAFPGIRAFDVAVITEVWGTDRTDRGCPSFELRRVAVGPEPVPMRGGLALTPDRTLAWLPLAELILVPGLDDHITPAPEPVLAALRSAHARGTTIAALCGGAFTLAQAGLLDGRRALTHWALTDLLKARHPQVRVERDALFVEDGNLWTAAGTAAGIDLCLHLVRATHGAEAAATVARSMVTAPFRTGTQAQFIEHPTPHADRAVDALAEVRAFALAHLDEPLTVAALAARARMSPRSFARHFAAATGTTPLRWLVDHRIATAQKLLERTDLPMPEVARRSGFGSEVTMRQHFTSRLATSPRAYRTSFAEQPHSAQSH from the coding sequence ATGACCAGACCCGCACCGGCACACCGCATCGCCCTGATCGCCTTCCCCGGCATCCGGGCCTTCGACGTAGCGGTGATCACCGAGGTGTGGGGTACGGACCGCACCGACCGCGGGTGCCCCTCGTTCGAGCTGCGCCGGGTCGCCGTAGGCCCCGAACCGGTACCGATGCGCGGCGGGCTCGCCCTCACGCCGGACCGCACCCTCGCCTGGCTACCCCTTGCCGAGCTGATCCTTGTACCAGGCTTGGACGACCACATCACCCCGGCACCCGAGCCCGTCCTCGCAGCGCTGCGCAGCGCCCACGCCCGAGGCACCACCATCGCCGCTCTGTGCGGCGGCGCGTTCACACTCGCCCAGGCGGGACTGCTGGACGGCCGCCGGGCGCTGACCCACTGGGCACTGACCGACCTACTGAAGGCCCGACACCCACAGGTGCGGGTCGAGAGGGACGCCCTGTTCGTCGAGGACGGCAATCTATGGACGGCCGCCGGCACCGCCGCCGGCATCGACCTGTGCCTGCATCTGGTACGCGCCACGCACGGCGCAGAGGCAGCTGCGACAGTGGCCCGCTCCATGGTCACCGCACCCTTCCGGACCGGCACCCAGGCCCAATTCATCGAACACCCGACACCGCACGCCGACCGCGCTGTAGACGCACTGGCCGAAGTACGCGCCTTCGCCCTGGCCCACCTCGACGAGCCACTCACCGTGGCCGCGCTTGCCGCCCGCGCCAGGATGTCGCCCCGCTCCTTCGCCCGACACTTCGCGGCAGCCACCGGAACCACCCCGCTGCGCTGGCTCGTCGACCACCGCATCGCAACGGCCCAAAAACTCCTGGAGCGCACCGATCTGCCCATGCCCGAGGTCGCCCGCCGATCCGGTTTCGGCAGCGAAGTCACCATGCGCCAGCACTTCACATCCCGTCTCGCGACCAGCCCACGCGCCTACCGCACCTCGTTCGCCGAACAACCGCACTCCGCACAGAGTCATTGA
- a CDS encoding cysteine hydrolase family protein yields MEITQNAALVVVDVQKGFDESEFWGRRNNQAADQNIASLIAAWQDTDRPVVFVRHDSNNPGSPLRTRYQGNDFKDYVEERRGKGRGRELLVTKSVNSAFYGTPDLDDWFKEAGINQVVLVGIQTNMCVETTARMGGNLGYDVLVALDATHTFDLTGPNSWHLTADELARASAVSLHGGGFARVVTTGELVAAVRP; encoded by the coding sequence ATGGAGATCACGCAGAACGCGGCGCTGGTAGTGGTGGACGTGCAGAAGGGCTTCGACGAGTCGGAGTTCTGGGGCCGACGCAACAATCAGGCCGCCGACCAGAACATCGCCTCGTTGATCGCGGCCTGGCAGGACACGGACCGGCCGGTCGTCTTCGTACGGCACGACTCGAACAATCCCGGCTCGCCGCTGCGGACCCGGTACCAGGGAAACGATTTCAAGGACTACGTCGAGGAGCGGCGCGGCAAGGGCCGCGGGCGAGAGCTACTCGTCACCAAGTCCGTGAACTCGGCGTTCTACGGCACCCCCGACCTTGACGACTGGTTCAAGGAGGCGGGCATTAACCAGGTCGTACTGGTTGGTATCCAGACCAACATGTGCGTGGAGACCACCGCCCGCATGGGCGGCAATCTCGGCTATGACGTGCTGGTCGCCCTCGACGCCACCCACACCTTCGACCTGACCGGCCCGAACAGCTGGCATTTGACGGCCGACGAACTGGCCCGAGCGAGTGCCGTCTCGCTGCACGGCGGGGGCTTCGCCCGGGTGGTGACGACCGGCGAGCTGGTGGCCGCCGTCCGCCCCTGA